From a single Marinobacter sp. THAF197a genomic region:
- a CDS encoding rod shape-determining protein, with the protein MLIKRLRGIFSSDLSIDLGTANTLIYVRERGIVLNEPSVVAIRTSGSQKMVAAVGSEAKRMLGRTPGNITAIRPMKDGVIADFVVTEKMLQHFIHKVHENSFITPSPRVLVCVPSKSTQVERKAIRESALGAGAREVFLIEEPMAAAIGAGLPVEEASGSMIVDIGGGTTEIAIISLNGIVYAESVRVGGDKFDEAIVTYVRRNYGSLIGDSTAERIKHEIGCAYEGLDIREIDVRGRNLAEGVPRAFTLNSEEILDALQESLAQIVQTVKSALEQSPPELASDIAERGIVLTGGGALLRGLDKLISEETGLPVIIAEDPLTCVARGGGKALEVIDRGGIGMFSQEG; encoded by the coding sequence ATGTTAATCAAAAGACTCCGAGGCATCTTCTCAAGCGACCTGTCCATCGACCTGGGCACCGCCAACACCCTAATCTACGTGCGTGAACGCGGAATCGTACTCAACGAACCCTCCGTTGTTGCCATCCGCACCAGCGGCTCCCAGAAAATGGTGGCAGCTGTGGGTTCCGAAGCCAAGCGCATGCTCGGCCGTACCCCCGGCAACATAACCGCTATCCGCCCAATGAAAGACGGTGTGATTGCGGATTTCGTTGTCACCGAGAAAATGCTCCAGCACTTCATTCATAAAGTGCACGAAAACAGTTTCATTACTCCCAGCCCCCGCGTATTGGTGTGCGTGCCAAGCAAGTCCACACAGGTGGAGCGCAAAGCCATCCGTGAGTCTGCCCTGGGCGCGGGTGCCCGTGAAGTGTTCCTGATTGAAGAGCCCATGGCCGCTGCCATCGGTGCAGGCCTGCCGGTTGAAGAAGCCAGCGGTTCCATGATTGTTGATATCGGTGGTGGTACCACGGAAATCGCCATTATCTCTCTGAACGGCATCGTTTACGCTGAATCTGTGAGGGTTGGCGGCGACAAGTTCGACGAGGCCATCGTTACCTACGTGCGTCGCAACTATGGCAGCCTGATTGGTGATTCCACCGCCGAGCGGATCAAACATGAAATCGGCTGTGCCTATGAAGGCCTGGATATCCGCGAGATTGATGTGCGTGGTCGCAACCTGGCAGAAGGCGTGCCCCGTGCGTTCACCCTGAACAGCGAAGAGATTCTCGACGCATTGCAGGAATCACTCGCCCAGATCGTGCAAACCGTTAAAAGTGCGCTTGAGCAGTCTCCGCCTGAGCTGGCGTCTGATATCGCTGAGCGAGGAATCGTGCTCACCGGTGGTGGTGCACTTCTGCGAGGCCTCGACAAACTTATCAGTGAAGAAACCGGTCTGCCGGTGATCATCGCCGAAGACCCCCTGACCTGTGTTGCCCGTGGTGGCGGCAAGGCGCTGGAAGTCATTGATCGCGGTGGCATCGGAATGTTCTCCCAGGAGGGTTAA
- the gatC gene encoding Asp-tRNA(Asn)/Glu-tRNA(Gln) amidotransferase subunit GatC, producing the protein MSISREDIEKVAVLARIKVDGEQVSALEKDLGNILDLVDQLSAADTDSVEPMAHPLDAVQKLRPDVVTETNQREAFQAIAPATEDGLYLVPKVIE; encoded by the coding sequence GTGAGCATTTCCCGCGAGGACATCGAGAAAGTTGCCGTGCTCGCCCGCATCAAGGTGGACGGCGAGCAGGTTTCGGCTCTGGAGAAGGATCTGGGCAATATTCTGGATCTGGTGGATCAGTTGAGTGCAGCGGATACCGATTCCGTGGAGCCGATGGCGCATCCACTGGATGCCGTACAGAAGCTGCGGCCGGATGTGGTTACCGAAACCAATCAGCGGGAGGCGTTTCAGGCGATTGCGCCGGCGACCGAGGATGGGTTGTACCTGGTCCCCAAGGTCATTGAGTGA
- the gatA gene encoding Asp-tRNA(Asn)/Glu-tRNA(Gln) amidotransferase subunit GatA, giving the protein MHNKSVAELSRELESGKISSVELTQQFLDRLKQEDGKYNSFITISEEHALAEAKAADEMRAAGKATVWTGVPFAHKDIFCTNGIRTTCGSRMLENFVPPYDATVTANFKAAGAVCLGKTNMDEFAMGSSNESSFYGAVTNPWGLASGDKRVPGGSSGGSAAAVAARLVPAATGTDTGGSIRQPAALCGITGLKPTYGRVSRYGMIAFASSLDQGGPMARTAEDAALMMNVMAGHDPRDSTCIDRDVPDYTATLNEPLKGLKIGLPKEYFSDQLSPAMEEQVRNAIREYEKLGATVKEVSLPNAKLAIAAYYVIAPAEASANLSRFDGVRYGYRCDDPKDLMDMYTRTRAEGFGNEVKRRILVGTYALSAGYFDAYYLKAQKVRRLIQQDFINAFKEVDVLMSPVSPTPAFRQGEKNTDPVSMYLEDVFTIAINLAGIPAMSVPAGFVDGLPVGLQIIGDYFSEARLLNAAHQFQQVTDWHQREPQ; this is encoded by the coding sequence ATGCATAACAAATCCGTAGCAGAACTTTCCAGGGAACTGGAGAGCGGCAAGATTTCCAGTGTGGAGCTGACTCAACAGTTCCTAGACCGTCTGAAACAGGAAGACGGCAAGTACAACAGCTTTATTACCATCTCCGAAGAGCACGCATTGGCCGAGGCGAAAGCGGCGGATGAGATGCGGGCGGCGGGTAAGGCCACGGTGTGGACCGGGGTGCCCTTTGCTCACAAGGATATCTTCTGCACCAACGGCATTCGCACTACCTGCGGCTCCAGGATGCTGGAGAATTTTGTGCCGCCTTACGACGCCACGGTGACAGCAAACTTCAAGGCGGCCGGCGCGGTTTGTCTGGGCAAGACCAATATGGATGAGTTCGCCATGGGGTCTTCCAACGAGTCCAGCTTCTATGGTGCAGTGACCAACCCCTGGGGGCTGGCCAGCGGCGACAAGCGGGTGCCGGGAGGTTCTTCCGGCGGTTCCGCCGCAGCCGTAGCTGCGCGGCTGGTGCCGGCGGCGACAGGTACGGATACTGGCGGCTCTATTCGCCAGCCGGCAGCGCTGTGCGGCATTACCGGGCTGAAGCCGACTTACGGGCGGGTATCCCGGTACGGGATGATTGCCTTTGCCTCGTCTCTGGACCAGGGCGGGCCGATGGCGCGTACGGCGGAAGATGCGGCGTTGATGATGAATGTGATGGCCGGCCATGATCCCAGGGATTCCACCTGCATCGACCGGGACGTACCGGATTACACCGCCACCCTGAACGAGCCGCTGAAAGGCCTGAAGATTGGCCTGCCGAAGGAATACTTCAGCGACCAGCTGTCTCCGGCCATGGAAGAGCAGGTTCGCAACGCGATTCGCGAGTATGAAAAGCTGGGCGCCACGGTAAAGGAAGTATCCCTGCCGAACGCGAAGCTGGCCATCGCGGCCTATTACGTAATCGCCCCGGCGGAGGCTTCGGCCAACCTGTCCCGGTTTGACGGTGTACGTTATGGCTACCGCTGCGACGATCCGAAAGACCTGATGGATATGTACACCCGCACCCGGGCGGAAGGATTCGGGAATGAGGTTAAGCGCCGGATTCTGGTGGGAACCTACGCCCTGTCCGCTGGTTACTTTGATGCCTATTACTTGAAGGCCCAGAAGGTTCGCCGTCTGATCCAGCAGGATTTCATCAATGCGTTCAAGGAAGTGGACGTGCTGATGAGCCCAGTGTCTCCGACACCTGCGTTCAGGCAGGGCGAGAAAAACACCGACCCGGTGTCCATGTACCTGGAAGACGTGTTCACCATCGCCATCAACCTGGCGGGCATTCCGGCCATGTCGGTGCCGGCAGGGTTTGTCGACGGCTTGCCGGTCGGGCTGCAGATTATCGGGGATTACTTCTCCGAGGCCCGTTTGCTGAACGCTGCCCACCAATTCCAGCAGGTGACCGACTGGCACCAGCGTGAACCCCAATAA
- the gatB gene encoding Asp-tRNA(Asn)/Glu-tRNA(Gln) amidotransferase subunit GatB, which translates to MQWDIVIGLEIHVQLATQTKIFSGSSTAYGAEPNTQANAVDLAMPGTLPVPNEQAFRYAVMFGLATNAEIGRRSVFERKNYFYPDLPKGYQTTQLAQPIVGPGYVDIDLADGSTKRVRIHHAHLEEDAGKSLHEDYHGMSGIDLNRAGTPLIEVVTEPDMNSADEAVAFAKKLHSLVTSLGICDGDMSQGSMRFDVNISLKPKGSEELGTRTETKNLNSFRFMEQAIAHEVERQMDILEDGGRIVQETRLYNGDRDESRSMRTKEEANDYRYFPCPDLLPVEIDDAFIEDARARLPELPDARKARFKEQYGLNDYDAGVLSGDAKLSAFFEETVEHGKDAKLAANWIQGEFSARLNADEKSVAEAPISGAQLGALVTRIADNTVSSAGAKKVFEALWSGENDDVDAIIDAKGLKQVSDTGALEAMVDEVLAGMPDQVAQYQGEEDPKKRKKMLGGFMGPLMKASKGQGNPKLFNEILVRKLGG; encoded by the coding sequence ATGCAGTGGGATATCGTGATCGGGCTGGAAATTCACGTTCAGCTCGCCACCCAGACCAAGATTTTCTCCGGCTCCAGCACCGCCTACGGTGCCGAGCCCAACACCCAGGCCAACGCCGTTGACCTGGCCATGCCCGGTACCCTGCCGGTACCCAATGAGCAGGCCTTCCGTTATGCGGTGATGTTCGGCCTGGCCACCAACGCGGAAATCGGCCGCCGCTCGGTCTTCGAGCGCAAAAACTACTTCTACCCGGACCTGCCCAAGGGCTACCAGACCACCCAGCTGGCCCAGCCGATTGTCGGCCCAGGCTACGTGGACATCGACCTGGCCGACGGAAGCACCAAACGGGTACGCATTCACCACGCGCACCTGGAAGAAGACGCCGGTAAATCCCTGCACGAAGACTACCACGGCATGTCCGGCATTGACCTGAACCGGGCCGGCACGCCGCTGATCGAGGTGGTGACGGAACCGGACATGAACAGCGCCGACGAAGCCGTAGCCTTCGCCAAGAAGCTGCATAGCCTGGTGACCTCGCTGGGGATCTGTGATGGCGATATGTCTCAGGGCTCCATGCGCTTTGATGTGAACATCTCCCTGAAGCCGAAAGGCTCCGAGGAACTCGGCACCCGCACGGAAACCAAGAACCTGAACTCCTTCCGGTTCATGGAACAGGCCATCGCCCATGAAGTAGAAAGGCAGATGGATATCCTGGAGGATGGCGGCCGCATTGTGCAGGAAACCCGCCTGTACAACGGCGACCGGGACGAGTCCCGGTCCATGCGCACCAAGGAAGAAGCCAACGACTACCGCTACTTCCCCTGTCCTGACCTGTTGCCGGTGGAAATCGACGACGCCTTCATCGAAGACGCCCGCGCCCGCCTGCCGGAACTGCCGGACGCCCGCAAGGCGCGCTTCAAGGAGCAATACGGCCTGAACGACTACGACGCCGGCGTGCTGTCTGGCGACGCCAAGCTGTCGGCGTTCTTCGAAGAAACCGTGGAGCACGGCAAAGACGCCAAGCTGGCCGCCAACTGGATTCAGGGCGAATTCTCCGCCCGCCTGAATGCCGACGAGAAATCCGTAGCCGAAGCTCCGATTTCAGGCGCACAATTGGGCGCACTGGTCACCCGCATTGCGGATAACACGGTTTCTTCAGCAGGCGCGAAGAAGGTCTTTGAAGCCTTGTGGTCAGGTGAGAACGATGACGTAGATGCGATCATCGACGCCAAGGGGCTGAAGCAGGTCTCCGACACGGGCGCCCTGGAAGCCATGGTCGACGAGGTACTGGCCGGCATGCCGGATCAGGTGGCCCAATATCAGGGCGAGGAAGATCCTAAGAAGCGCAAGAAGATGCTCGGTGGCTTCATGGGGCCTTTGATGAAAGCCTCCAAGGGCCAAGGCAACCCCAAGCTGTTCAACGAGATTCTCGTTCGCAAGCTTGGTGGTTAA
- the rimO gene encoding 30S ribosomal protein S12 methylthiotransferase RimO has translation MTEKIQDTAQGGKVGFISLGCPKALVDSERILTQLRLDGYEVVPTYNDADIVVVNTCGFIDAAKQESLDAIGEAISENGKVIVTGCMGVEAEKIRETHPGVLAVSGPQAYEEVVGAVHQYVPPKKDHDPFVDLVPPQGIKLTPRHYAYLKISEGCNHSCTFCIIPDMRGKLVSRPIGDVMDEAKRLVDAGVKELLVISQDTSAYGVDIKYRTGFWQGRPVKTKMQSLCEALGEMGVWVRLHYVYPYPHVDDIIPLMAEGKILPYLDIPFQHASPKVLKAMKRPAHDSKTLERIKKWREICPELTIRSTFIVGFPGETEEDFQYLLDWLDEAQLDRVGAFTYSPVEGARANELEGAVPEEVKEERLARFMAKQAEISAARLQAKIGKTIDVLIDEVDEEGAIGRSKADAPEIDGMVYLNDETDLVPGQIVQAVVEHADEHDLWARLV, from the coding sequence ATGACCGAGAAAATACAAGACACTGCTCAGGGCGGAAAAGTTGGCTTTATCAGCCTGGGGTGCCCCAAAGCACTGGTAGACTCAGAGCGTATCCTGACTCAATTGCGGCTGGATGGTTACGAGGTCGTGCCCACCTACAACGATGCCGACATTGTGGTGGTGAACACCTGTGGTTTTATCGATGCGGCCAAGCAGGAATCACTGGATGCCATCGGAGAAGCCATCAGCGAAAACGGCAAGGTGATTGTGACCGGTTGTATGGGTGTGGAAGCGGAGAAGATTCGCGAGACCCATCCCGGTGTGCTGGCGGTCTCTGGTCCTCAGGCCTATGAAGAAGTTGTGGGAGCGGTACACCAGTATGTACCGCCGAAGAAAGACCACGACCCATTCGTGGATTTGGTGCCTCCCCAGGGCATCAAGCTTACGCCAAGGCACTATGCCTACCTGAAGATATCCGAAGGCTGTAACCACAGCTGTACCTTCTGCATCATCCCGGACATGCGCGGCAAACTGGTTAGTCGCCCGATTGGTGATGTGATGGATGAGGCCAAACGTTTGGTGGATGCAGGTGTTAAAGAGCTGCTGGTGATTTCCCAGGACACCTCCGCCTACGGTGTGGATATCAAATACCGAACCGGTTTCTGGCAGGGTCGCCCGGTGAAAACGAAGATGCAGTCCCTGTGTGAGGCTCTGGGTGAAATGGGCGTATGGGTTCGCTTGCACTACGTCTATCCGTACCCCCATGTAGACGACATCATCCCGCTGATGGCCGAAGGCAAGATCCTGCCGTACCTGGACATCCCGTTCCAGCACGCCAGCCCGAAAGTACTCAAGGCCATGAAACGCCCGGCCCACGACAGCAAGACTCTGGAGCGCATCAAGAAGTGGCGCGAAATCTGCCCGGAACTGACCATTCGCTCGACCTTTATTGTCGGCTTCCCGGGTGAAACCGAGGAAGATTTCCAGTACTTGCTGGATTGGCTGGATGAGGCGCAATTGGACCGCGTGGGTGCGTTTACCTACAGCCCGGTTGAGGGCGCCAGGGCCAATGAGCTGGAGGGTGCTGTGCCGGAAGAGGTCAAGGAAGAGCGGCTGGCCCGCTTTATGGCGAAGCAGGCGGAGATTTCAGCTGCCCGATTGCAGGCCAAAATCGGCAAGACGATTGATGTGCTCATCGATGAGGTTGATGAGGAAGGTGCGATAGGTCGCTCCAAGGCGGATGCGCCGGAGATTGATGGCATGGTTTACCTGAACGACGAAACCGATTTGGTTCCCGGTCAGATTGTGCAGGCTGTTGTGGAGCACGCTGACGAGCATGATCTTTGGGCTCGCTTGGTCTAA
- a CDS encoding PilZ domain-containing protein: MKPAPAKQNLRNQQRVDVSTEITVEKSDGCCLTCKVSNLSRAGVMISCDQDVVQQLIPGMRAPAPGHWIGVKTRFTVPVLPTQPVTVLADGNIVHMRRISRNEFQIGIQFSEFEGNGFDYIDRYVAKLLSDARTANYDTH; this comes from the coding sequence ATGAAACCTGCACCAGCTAAACAGAATCTCAGAAATCAGCAGCGAGTCGATGTGTCGACCGAGATTACTGTTGAGAAAAGCGACGGCTGCTGCCTGACGTGCAAGGTCTCTAACCTGTCACGTGCCGGTGTTATGATCTCCTGTGATCAGGACGTTGTTCAACAGCTCATTCCCGGCATGCGTGCGCCGGCCCCCGGTCACTGGATTGGCGTGAAAACCCGCTTCACAGTGCCGGTGCTCCCAACGCAACCAGTCACTGTGCTTGCAGATGGCAATATTGTGCACATGCGTCGTATCTCCAGAAATGAGTTCCAGATCGGCATCCAGTTCAGTGAATTTGAGGGCAACGGGTTCGATTACATCGACCGCTATGTCGCCAAACTGCTGTCTGACGCCCGAACAGCGAATTACGACACCCACTGA
- the cysD gene encoding sulfate adenylyltransferase subunit CysD, with the protein MTMTTYNLTHLKQLEAESIHIIREVAAEFDNPVMLYSIGKDSAVMLHLALKAFYPGKLPFPLLHVDTTWKFREMISFRDNVAEKFDLDLIVHINEEGVKQGVGPFTHGSAKHTDIMKTQALKQALNKYKFDAAFGGARRDEEKSRAKERVYSFRDEHHRWDPKNQRPELWNIYNGKVNKGESIRVFPLSNWTELDIWQYIYLENIDIVPLYYAAVRPVVERDGTLIMVDDDRMPLKEGEKPMMKSVRFRTLGCYPLTGAIESEANTLPDIIQEMLLATSSERQGRVIDHDSAGSMEQKKREGYF; encoded by the coding sequence ATGACCATGACCACATACAACCTCACTCATCTCAAACAGCTGGAAGCCGAAAGCATCCACATAATCCGGGAAGTGGCGGCCGAGTTCGACAACCCGGTCATGCTCTATTCCATCGGCAAAGATTCTGCCGTGATGCTGCACCTTGCCCTGAAGGCCTTCTACCCTGGGAAGCTGCCTTTTCCGTTACTGCATGTTGATACCACATGGAAATTCCGGGAGATGATTTCGTTCCGGGACAACGTGGCGGAGAAGTTTGACCTCGACCTGATTGTGCACATCAACGAAGAAGGTGTGAAGCAGGGTGTCGGGCCCTTCACCCATGGCAGCGCCAAGCACACCGACATCATGAAAACCCAGGCCCTGAAGCAGGCCCTGAACAAGTACAAGTTCGACGCCGCATTCGGGGGTGCCCGCCGGGATGAGGAAAAATCCCGCGCCAAGGAGCGGGTTTACTCCTTCCGCGACGAACACCATCGGTGGGACCCGAAGAACCAGCGCCCGGAGCTCTGGAACATTTACAACGGCAAGGTTAACAAAGGCGAGAGTATTCGTGTGTTCCCGCTCTCCAACTGGACCGAGCTGGATATCTGGCAGTACATCTACCTTGAAAACATCGATATCGTACCGCTGTATTACGCGGCGGTGAGACCAGTGGTAGAACGCGATGGCACCCTGATTATGGTGGACGACGACCGCATGCCACTGAAAGAAGGCGAGAAGCCTATGATGAAGTCAGTACGCTTCCGTACGCTGGGCTGCTACCCGCTGACCGGCGCCATTGAATCCGAGGCCAACACCCTGCCCGACATCATCCAGGAAATGCTGCTGGCCACCAGCTCAGAGCGGCAAGGGCGGGTCATTGACCACGATTCAGCCGGCTCCATGGAACAGAAAAAGCGGGAAGGGTACTTCTGA
- the cysN gene encoding sulfate adenylyltransferase subunit CysN, which yields MSHQSDLIADDILAYLKQHENKELLRLLTCGSVDDGKSTLIGRLLHDTKMIYEDHMASLKTDSAKMGTTGEKLDLALLVDGLQAEREQGITIDVAYRYFSTDKRKFIIADTPGHEQYTRNMATGASTAQLAILMIDARHGVMTQTRRHSFIASLLGIRHIVVAVNKMDLVDFSEDRFNEIREEYLAFATKLGLKDVRFVPISALDGDNVVNKSDNTPWFTGQPLMEILETVEVSRDKNLEHFRFPVQYVTRPNLNFRGFCGTIASGVIRPGDTVMALPSRRTSKVKEIVTFDGNLSEAYIDQAVTLTLEDEIDISRGDMLVKAEDEPEVHNRFNANIVWMTDAPLETGRLYDIKLGPTFTSGTVKNIHHQTDVNTLEQNANPSQLQLNEIGLCELTLNQPIAFDAYQRNHATGSFIVIDRLTNVTVGAGMIAGLTDGLDSLDPVTVEERERRLAQKSAIIACTGKQAPQLALAVERALFDQGKTAVVVSEENTGDADERRRVAQLLTAHGLVAVAVNLGSDIANASVSADSEADIPAAVAGLLQELARSQRV from the coding sequence ATGTCACACCAGTCTGATTTGATCGCCGACGATATCCTGGCTTACCTGAAGCAGCACGAGAACAAGGAACTCCTGCGCCTGCTCACCTGCGGCAGCGTGGATGACGGCAAGAGCACGCTGATTGGCCGGCTGCTGCACGACACCAAGATGATCTACGAAGATCATATGGCAAGCCTGAAGACCGACAGCGCCAAGATGGGCACCACTGGTGAGAAGCTGGACCTGGCCCTGCTGGTGGACGGCCTGCAGGCCGAACGGGAACAGGGCATCACCATCGATGTCGCCTACCGTTATTTCAGCACCGACAAGCGCAAATTCATCATCGCCGACACCCCGGGCCATGAGCAGTACACCCGCAACATGGCCACCGGCGCCTCCACCGCGCAGCTGGCGATCCTGATGATTGACGCCCGCCACGGAGTGATGACCCAGACTCGCAGGCACTCGTTCATTGCCTCCCTGCTGGGCATTCGCCACATTGTGGTGGCCGTGAACAAGATGGACCTGGTGGACTTCAGCGAAGACCGCTTCAACGAAATCCGTGAAGAGTACCTGGCGTTCGCCACCAAACTGGGCCTGAAGGATGTCCGTTTTGTGCCGATTTCCGCTCTGGACGGCGACAACGTGGTGAACAAGAGCGACAACACGCCCTGGTTTACTGGCCAGCCGCTGATGGAAATCCTGGAAACCGTGGAAGTTTCCCGGGACAAGAACCTGGAGCACTTCCGCTTCCCGGTGCAATACGTCACCCGCCCCAACCTGAACTTCCGGGGCTTCTGTGGCACCATCGCCTCCGGCGTTATTCGCCCGGGCGACACCGTGATGGCCCTGCCCTCACGCCGCACCAGTAAGGTCAAGGAAATCGTCACCTTCGACGGCAACCTGAGCGAAGCCTACATCGACCAGGCGGTCACCCTGACCCTGGAAGATGAAATCGACATCAGTCGTGGCGATATGCTGGTAAAGGCAGAAGACGAGCCCGAGGTGCACAACCGGTTCAATGCCAACATTGTGTGGATGACCGACGCTCCTCTGGAAACCGGCCGTCTTTATGACATCAAGTTAGGTCCGACGTTTACCTCAGGCACGGTGAAGAACATTCATCACCAGACCGACGTAAACACCCTGGAGCAAAACGCCAACCCGAGCCAGCTGCAGCTGAATGAAATAGGCCTGTGCGAGCTGACTCTGAACCAGCCTATCGCGTTCGACGCCTATCAGCGCAACCACGCCACTGGCAGCTTCATCGTCATCGACCGGCTGACCAACGTGACTGTCGGCGCCGGCATGATTGCAGGCCTGACCGATGGCCTGGATTCCCTGGACCCGGTTACAGTGGAAGAGCGCGAGCGCCGCCTGGCGCAGAAATCGGCGATCATTGCCTGCACCGGCAAACAGGCCCCGCAACTGGCCCTGGCCGTGGAGCGGGCGCTGTTTGATCAGGGCAAGACCGCGGTGGTGGTGTCTGAAGAAAACACCGGTGATGCCGACGAACGCCGCCGCGTGGCTCAGCTACTGACCGCTCACGGCCTGGTGGCGGTGGCAGTGAACCTGGGGTCTGATATTGCCAATGCCAGTGTTTCAGCTGATTCGGAGGCGGATATTCCGGCTGCCGTTGCGGGGCTTCTGCAGGAGTTGGCTCGGAGTCAGCGGGTTTAA
- a CDS encoding nucleoid-associated protein, which produces MAIKHLRTAFASQYQPGQPARLVAGEAQQEPGGDYEALHKQMKRLFNSKPGKKYGRFSDDIGEGPFSAWLKDYLEDKQTFAAMTDRLFGQWQELLNGSQEEFDGHLMVVHDALADSEVVYLFILETDGAMRFDGSQKLDATDVLSLSRLNLAVRIELDEWRNENSSDNYMTVVHARGTGDPGELFLRLCAFTNSVDVEKETMTFLDAVEAFAKSSEPEKAGEVRAKAYEFCKDQHALGEPVAIEALSSYLDESQPERFKEFASKNAEMPETGVLHPDHRKVKKLVRIAGSGGGMSVSFSSDLVNQAVYYDRDKDALTITRLPKALREQLQRYLEARED; this is translated from the coding sequence ATGGCCATCAAACACCTGCGCACCGCCTTCGCCAGCCAGTACCAGCCGGGCCAGCCCGCCCGCCTTGTTGCCGGCGAGGCTCAGCAGGAGCCCGGTGGTGACTATGAAGCCCTGCACAAGCAGATGAAGCGCCTGTTCAACAGCAAACCCGGCAAGAAATACGGCCGCTTCTCGGACGACATCGGCGAAGGCCCCTTCAGCGCCTGGCTCAAAGACTACCTGGAAGACAAACAAACCTTCGCCGCCATGACCGACCGCCTGTTCGGACAGTGGCAGGAACTGCTCAACGGCAGCCAGGAGGAATTCGACGGCCACCTGATGGTGGTACATGACGCCCTGGCAGATTCAGAAGTGGTGTACCTGTTTATTCTGGAAACCGACGGCGCCATGCGTTTTGACGGCAGCCAGAAACTGGACGCAACAGACGTGTTGAGCCTGTCACGCCTGAACCTGGCCGTCCGGATCGAGCTGGATGAGTGGCGCAACGAGAACTCCAGCGATAACTACATGACCGTGGTCCACGCCCGCGGCACCGGCGATCCCGGAGAGCTGTTCCTTCGCCTTTGCGCTTTTACCAACAGCGTGGATGTGGAAAAGGAAACCATGACCTTCCTGGATGCGGTAGAAGCCTTCGCCAAATCCAGCGAACCGGAAAAAGCCGGTGAAGTCCGCGCCAAAGCCTACGAATTCTGCAAAGACCAGCATGCCCTGGGCGAACCGGTAGCCATCGAGGCCCTGTCCAGCTACCTGGACGAAAGCCAGCCGGAGCGCTTCAAGGAATTCGCCAGCAAGAACGCGGAAATGCCGGAAACCGGCGTGCTGCACCCGGACCATCGCAAGGTGAAGAAACTGGTGCGTATTGCTGGCTCTGGCGGGGGTATGAGTGTGTCGTTTTCTTCAGACCTGGTGAACCAGGCGGTGTACTACGACCGTGACAAAGATGCCTTGACCATCACCCGACTGCCCAAGGCTTTGCGGGAGCAGTTGCAGCGGTATCTTGAAGCTCGCGAGGACTGA
- the trmH gene encoding tRNA (guanosine(18)-2'-O)-methyltransferase TrmH encodes MTPERLARIKQVLNTRQPDLRVLTDQVHKPRNLSAIIRSCDAFGLANMHVVWPKEGFRAFRKTAGGSFHWVTTHTHPTMDNAVTELRAQGHKLYAAQLSNRAVDFREVDYTVPCTIIMGNEVDGVNPVTAEQADEHIVIPMMGMVESLNVSSACSIILSEAQRQRKLAGMFDQRRMPDEEYNRLLFCWCQPTVKRYCDDRNLPYPPIDHETGELIDGVGWMQEVRKLRANRPRWDEQPENTEANES; translated from the coding sequence ATGACCCCCGAACGCCTCGCCCGAATCAAGCAAGTCCTCAACACCCGCCAACCCGACCTGCGGGTGCTGACGGATCAGGTGCATAAGCCCAGAAACCTGTCGGCCATCATCCGGTCCTGTGACGCCTTTGGCCTGGCCAATATGCACGTGGTCTGGCCCAAGGAGGGTTTTCGGGCCTTTCGCAAGACCGCCGGGGGTAGCTTTCACTGGGTAACCACCCACACCCATCCCACCATGGACAACGCGGTAACGGAGTTGAGGGCGCAGGGGCATAAGCTGTATGCCGCACAGCTGTCGAACCGGGCGGTGGATTTTCGGGAGGTGGATTACACTGTGCCGTGCACGATTATCATGGGTAACGAAGTGGATGGTGTGAACCCGGTGACCGCCGAGCAGGCGGATGAGCATATTGTGATTCCGATGATGGGCATGGTGGAATCGCTGAATGTGTCTTCAGCCTGTTCGATTATTCTTTCCGAAGCCCAGCGACAGCGGAAGCTGGCGGGTATGTTTGATCAGCGGCGGATGCCGGATGAGGAATACAACCGCCTGCTGTTCTGCTGGTGTCAGCCGACGGTGAAGCGTTATTGCGACGACCGCAACCTGCCATACCCGCCAATCGACCACGAAACGGGTGAGCTGATCGACGGGGTAGGGTGGATGCAGGAAGTCAGAAAACTACGGGCGAATCGCCCCAGATGGGACGAGCAACCAGAAAACACAGAAGCAAACGAGTCCTAA